The genomic region TTTGATAAACGTATCGAAAGCCGATCGATGTTAAGGGAGAACCCGTGGATAAAACCGCGCGCATCGAACTTAGATCCAATCCCTTCGGTTGAAAGCCGGATTTCTCCAAGGTAAGAATGTATTTCGCTCCGACTCCGAAGACGTTGATCTTTTCTTCCGCGGCGATTTGAAAAAGAATTTCGGGTCCGGGATGAAACGGATTTCCGTCGAACAAAACCACCGTCGCGCCGACGGACAAGGAACTTACGAGCCAGTTCCACATCATCCAACCGCATGTCGTATAATAAAAAATTCTTTCTTCGAGTTTCAGATCGGAATGAAGAACCAATTCTTTCCAGTGATTGATAAACACTCCGGCTCCCTGCACCATACATTTCGGAAGTCCGGTCGTTCCGGATGAATACATGATATAAACCGGATGATCGAAACCGGTTTGATAAAACTCAAGAGCCGCGCCTTGATTTTCCCGGAGAATACTTTCAAAAAAATGAATATTCTTTTTCGGATATCCTTCGGGTAAGGAAGTCGTCGTTCCTTCTTTGAAATGCAGAATCCCTTTTTTGTAATCCGATACGACGACCGCTTCGAGTGAAGGTATGGAAGCGACAATCTGCGTTAGATTCTCCGCAAGAGAAAGATCCTTTCCTTTAAACGCATATCGATCCGTGGTAAACAATATCTTAGGTTCGATTTGACCGAAACGATCCAACACTCCTTTGGCTCCGAAGTCCGGAGAACAGGAACTCCAAATCGCTCCGATCGAAGTCGTCGCGAGCATCGCGATCACGGTTTCGGGAACGTTAGGCATAAGACCCGCGACCCGATCGCCGGGAACCACTCCCCTTTTTTTCAGATCCTGCGCGACCGCGCCCACATAAGAACGAAGTTCCGCATAACTGATTTCCCTTCTCGATCCGTCCTCTCCTCTGTAAATCAGAGCGGGAAAAGAATCGTTTCTACGAAGAAGATTCTCCGCAAAATTCAATTTTGCCCCGGGAAAAAACCGAGAATCCGTAAAATTCTCCGCTTTGCGAAAAGCGGTTTCGTATTTTTGAGAATGGATCGTTTCCGAAAATTCCCAGATGCTTTCCCAAAACGCGCCGATATCCTTTACGGACCAGGCCCTGAGTTCTTCGAACGCGGTTAGATCGAGATTCTTTTTTTCTTTTAGAAATTTTCTATAACGGATTAGATTGGATGATTCGATTCGCTCGGAGGAAGGCGCCCATAACTCTTGATGCATGTAAAATCTCGGTTCTTTATTT from Leptospira kmetyi serovar Malaysia str. Bejo-Iso9 harbors:
- a CDS encoding acetoacetate--CoA ligase, yielding MHQELWAPSSERIESSNLIRYRKFLKEKKNLDLTAFEELRAWSVKDIGAFWESIWEFSETIHSQKYETAFRKAENFTDSRFFPGAKLNFAENLLRRNDSFPALIYRGEDGSRREISYAELRSYVGAVAQDLKKRGVVPGDRVAGLMPNVPETVIAMLATTSIGAIWSSCSPDFGAKGVLDRFGQIEPKILFTTDRYAFKGKDLSLAENLTQIVASIPSLEAVVVSDYKKGILHFKEGTTTSLPEGYPKKNIHFFESILRENQGAALEFYQTGFDHPVYIMYSSGTTGLPKCMVQGAGVFINHWKELVLHSDLKLEERIFYYTTCGWMMWNWLVSSLSVGATVVLFDGNPFHPGPEILFQIAAEEKINVFGVGAKYILTLEKSGFQPKGLDLSSMRAVLSTGSPLTSIGFRYVYQNWKKDLQLSSISGGTDLNGCFALGNPILPVYEGEIQCRGLGMDVEIWNETGKPVMEEKGELVCKQPFPSMPLYFWKDPEGKKYKSAYFESFPGVWCHGDFAELTKNGGLVVYGRSDATLNPGGVRIGTADLYSLIETFPEIADSVIIGQDWKEDVRIVLFLKMAPGKTLSDSLVQVLKKEIRDKVSPRHVPSKILAVADIPYTINMKKVEIAVKRTVQGEPVTNKEALSNPESLEYYKNLTELRED